The following proteins are co-located in the Motilibacter rhizosphaerae genome:
- a CDS encoding RNA polymerase sigma factor, with the protein MSAQGPSEAATTMVAQRLPGQSTAVEPDEVLPDPLAVEIPDTPAGLVAAAEEVELDPAADLAADAAADAAGGPLAVLEATGSVTDLVRLYLREIGRVRLLTAEEEVSLARAVEAGLFAQEKLTAGVDDPVLRADLCTVVREGSRAKDHLVAANLRLVVSVAKRYAGRGLPLLDLIQEGNLGLIRAVEKFDYARGYKFSTYASWWIRQSVSRALADQGRTIRVPVHMAESINRVLRTQRALAQDLGREPTPEEIGLAADLPAERVVEALRSALEPVSLHLAVGEEGGSELGDLIEDAEAVAPLDSVVSRLLSDHLEQVLACLGERERQVVRLRYGLDDGEVHTLEEVGQRFGVTRERVRQIEAKTLAKLRQPTYATQLRDYL; encoded by the coding sequence ATGAGCGCTCAGGGTCCTTCCGAAGCGGCGACCACGATGGTCGCGCAGCGCCTCCCGGGGCAGTCCACCGCGGTCGAGCCGGACGAGGTGCTGCCCGACCCGCTGGCCGTCGAGATCCCCGACACCCCAGCCGGTCTGGTCGCCGCCGCCGAGGAGGTGGAGCTCGACCCCGCTGCCGACCTTGCTGCCGACGCTGCCGCCGATGCGGCGGGCGGGCCGCTCGCGGTGCTCGAGGCCACCGGCTCGGTCACCGACCTCGTGCGGCTCTACCTCCGCGAGATCGGCCGGGTCCGCCTGCTGACCGCCGAGGAGGAGGTCAGCCTGGCCCGCGCGGTCGAGGCCGGCCTGTTCGCGCAGGAGAAGCTCACCGCCGGCGTCGACGACCCGGTGCTGCGCGCCGACCTCTGCACGGTCGTGCGCGAGGGCAGCCGGGCCAAGGACCACCTCGTCGCCGCGAACCTGCGCCTCGTCGTCTCGGTGGCCAAGCGCTACGCGGGGCGCGGGCTGCCGCTGCTCGACCTCATCCAGGAGGGCAACCTCGGGCTGATCCGGGCCGTCGAGAAGTTCGACTACGCCCGCGGCTACAAGTTCTCGACCTACGCGAGCTGGTGGATCCGCCAGTCGGTCAGCCGCGCGCTGGCCGACCAGGGGCGCACGATCCGCGTGCCCGTGCACATGGCCGAGAGCATCAACCGGGTGCTGCGCACGCAGCGCGCGCTCGCCCAGGACCTCGGCCGCGAGCCCACGCCCGAGGAGATCGGCCTGGCCGCCGACCTGCCGGCCGAGCGGGTGGTCGAGGCGCTGCGCAGCGCGCTCGAGCCCGTCTCGCTGCACCTGGCCGTGGGCGAGGAGGGCGGGTCCGAGCTCGGCGACCTCATCGAGGACGCGGAGGCCGTCGCGCCGCTCGACTCGGTCGTCTCGCGGCTGCTCAGCGACCACCTCGAGCAGGTGCTCGCGTGCCTCGGCGAGCGCGAGCGCCAGGTCGTCCGGCTGCGCTACGGCCTCGACGACGGCGAGGTCCACACGCTCGAGGAGGTCGGCCAGCGCTTCGGGGTGACCCGGGAGCGGGTCCGCCAGATCGAGGCGAAGACCCTCGCCAAGCTGCGCCAGCCGACCTACGCCACGCAGCTGCGCGACTACCTCTGA
- a CDS encoding DNA topoisomerase IB yields the protein MRRADCSGPGIRRRRAGRGWAYSWPDGRKVDEPDVKARIDALVLPPAWKDVWICPWPNGHIQALGTDAAGRRQYRYHDQWREQRDKAKHDRVLQFAERLPAARERAASDLGLEGMPRDRALACAFRLLDLGFFRVGSEEYAEENGTYGLATLRREHTTVDGREIVFEYLAKGSKERVQSIVDDEVRAVVQLLLDRDDPNPELLAYQLEDGTWVDVKSGDVNDYVKQVAGDDVSAKDFRTWHATVLMAVALAVSSRVADSPTARKRAVSRGVTEVSTYLGNTPAVCRKSYIDPRIIDKYEDGVTIAGDLERLGADAGFGEPAIHGEIEAAVLRLLGNPAHESERRLAGSHAGGVRGRRPKLAAAA from the coding sequence TTGCGGCGCGCCGACTGCAGCGGCCCCGGCATCCGCCGGCGGCGCGCCGGGCGGGGCTGGGCGTACTCCTGGCCGGACGGCCGCAAGGTCGACGAGCCGGACGTCAAGGCGCGCATCGACGCGCTGGTCCTGCCACCGGCCTGGAAGGACGTGTGGATCTGCCCGTGGCCCAACGGCCACATCCAGGCGCTCGGCACCGACGCCGCGGGCCGGCGCCAGTACCGCTACCACGACCAGTGGCGCGAGCAGCGCGACAAGGCCAAGCACGACCGCGTGCTCCAGTTCGCGGAGCGGCTGCCGGCGGCGCGCGAGCGCGCGGCCAGCGACCTCGGTCTCGAGGGCATGCCCCGCGACCGGGCGCTCGCCTGCGCGTTCCGCCTGCTGGACCTCGGGTTCTTCCGCGTCGGCAGCGAGGAGTACGCCGAGGAGAACGGCACCTACGGCCTCGCCACCCTGCGGCGCGAGCACACGACGGTCGACGGGCGCGAGATCGTCTTCGAGTACCTCGCGAAGGGCTCGAAGGAGCGCGTGCAGTCCATCGTCGACGACGAGGTCCGCGCCGTCGTGCAGCTGCTGCTGGACCGCGACGACCCCAACCCGGAGCTGCTCGCGTACCAGCTCGAGGACGGCACCTGGGTCGACGTGAAGTCGGGCGACGTCAACGACTACGTCAAGCAGGTCGCCGGCGACGACGTCAGCGCCAAGGACTTCCGCACCTGGCACGCCACGGTGCTCATGGCCGTCGCGCTGGCGGTCTCCTCGCGCGTCGCGGACTCCCCCACGGCGCGCAAGCGGGCGGTCAGCCGCGGCGTGACCGAGGTCAGCACGTACCTCGGCAACACCCCGGCCGTCTGCCGCAAGAGCTACATCGACCCGCGCATCATCGACAAGTACGAGGACGGCGTGACCATCGCCGGCGACCTCGAGCGGCTCGGTGCCGACGCGGGCTTCGGCGAGCCCGCGATCCACGGCGAGATCGAGGCCGCGGTGCTCCGGCTGCTCGGCAACCCCGCGCACGAGAGCGAGCGCCGGCTGGCGGGCTCGCACGCGGGCGGCGTACGCGGCCGGCGGCCCAAGCTCGCGGCCGCCGCCTGA
- a CDS encoding MarR family winged helix-turn-helix transcriptional regulator, with translation MESFDQAHQRVERELTVLLQRARQMFAQMAREIHPDLDASAYALLSRIASREATTVSSLAAAAGTGKPTISRQVRALEELGLLRREPDTSDPRVVQLSLTTVGTERLEQARDVRRAALRRLLGEWDVADVESLGLLLAKFNAAPR, from the coding sequence GTGGAGTCCTTCGACCAGGCCCACCAGCGGGTGGAGCGCGAGCTGACCGTGCTGCTGCAGCGGGCGCGGCAGATGTTCGCCCAGATGGCGCGCGAGATCCACCCCGACCTCGACGCCAGCGCGTACGCCCTGCTCTCGCGCATCGCGAGCCGCGAGGCGACGACCGTGAGCTCGCTCGCGGCGGCCGCGGGCACCGGGAAGCCGACGATCAGCCGGCAGGTGCGCGCACTCGAGGAGCTCGGCCTGCTGCGGCGCGAGCCCGACACCAGCGACCCCCGCGTCGTCCAGCTGAGCCTCACGACCGTGGGCACCGAGCGCCTCGAGCAGGCGCGCGACGTGCGCCGCGCAGCCCTGCGCCGCCTGCTCGGCGAGTGGGACGTCGCGGACGTCGAGTCGCTCGGCCTCCTCCTCGCGAAGTTCAACGCCGCTCCCCGCTGA
- a CDS encoding MarR family winged helix-turn-helix transcriptional regulator gives MDRSRALARLLQELTALGATRRELARTLDLGLHPSALATAWTLQARGPLRISTLAAELHTDLSVVSRTVAELGEAGLVERQPDPEDRRACLVSLSPAGVAAVDRAAEQVREGLGPSLADWDDAQLEGVADGLARLRTDLLRTPAA, from the coding sequence ATGGACCGCTCCCGAGCGCTCGCCCGCCTGCTCCAGGAGCTGACGGCGCTCGGCGCGACCCGGCGCGAGCTGGCCCGCACGCTCGACCTCGGCCTGCACCCCAGCGCGCTCGCCACGGCGTGGACCCTGCAGGCCCGGGGGCCCCTCCGCATCTCGACGCTCGCCGCCGAGCTCCACACGGACCTCAGCGTGGTGAGCCGCACGGTCGCCGAGCTGGGCGAGGCCGGCCTCGTCGAGCGCCAGCCCGACCCCGAGGACCGCCGCGCCTGCCTCGTCTCCCTCTCCCCGGCCGGCGTCGCCGCGGTCGACCGCGCCGCCGAGCAGGTCCGCGAGGGGCTCGGGCCCTCGCTGGCCGACTGGGACGACGCGCAGCTCGAGGGCGTTGCCGACGGCCTGGCCCGGCTCCGCACCGACCTGCTCCGCACACCGGCCGCCTGA
- a CDS encoding YtxH domain-containing protein, protein MRRLTFLAGFATGYVLGARAGRERYEQIARGYRSFAGNAKVQSVADKAKSQATDLASTAKDKAASKVSSAVHGQGPEHAAPHDDLDSVLVLDVDGRVATGDGVGGTGDRMGL, encoded by the coding sequence ATGCGCAGACTCACGTTCCTCGCCGGCTTCGCCACCGGCTACGTCCTGGGCGCCAGGGCCGGGCGCGAGCGCTACGAGCAGATCGCCCGCGGCTACCGCTCCTTCGCGGGCAACGCGAAGGTGCAGTCGGTCGCTGACAAGGCGAAGTCGCAGGCCACCGACCTGGCGAGCACCGCCAAGGACAAGGCCGCCAGCAAGGTGAGCAGCGCCGTGCACGGGCAGGGCCCCGAGCACGCCGCGCCGCACGACGACCTGGACAGCGTCCTCGTCCTCGACGTCGACGGCCGCGTGGCCACCGGTGACGGGGTCGGCGGGACCGGCGACCGGATGGGGCTGTAG
- a CDS encoding MDR family MFS transporter — translation MSHGEILEAMSGLMLSMFVAMLSSTVVSNALPRILHDLHGGESAYTWVVTAALLATTAATPVWGKLADLTSKKLLMQVAIVVYIAGSVVAGLSQSIGMLIACRVVQGVGAGGILAMTQVIMAAMVSPRERGRYSGYLGATFAVATIAGPLIGGVIVDTSWLGWRWCFYVGAPFAALALVVLQRTLHLPTVTRELRVDYLGAALITGGVSALLIWVSLAGQQYAWLSWTSAGLVVLGAALLAAAVAVELRVGEPIIPLQIFRHRTVSLATAAGLFLGVAMYGATIFLSQYFQIARAQSPTVSGLRTMPMILGLAASSLVVGRLVTRTGRWKRYLVGGATVATVGFALLATIDARTGFVQLSAYMALIGIGLGATMQNLVLSVQNTVPVQQLGAATATVSFFRSLGGAIGVSVLGAVLSTRVGDAVVSGLAQLGVPGSALGGSSTGIPDVRTLPAPVARVVEQAYGSAVGHVFLVAVPLMVLALLAIVAIREVPLRSTPVPAPPVDQAPVPAGVR, via the coding sequence ATGTCGCACGGCGAGATCCTCGAGGCCATGAGCGGCCTCATGCTCAGCATGTTCGTCGCGATGCTGAGCTCGACCGTCGTCAGCAACGCCCTCCCGCGCATCCTGCACGACCTGCACGGAGGCGAGTCGGCGTACACCTGGGTCGTCACCGCGGCCCTGCTGGCGACGACGGCCGCGACCCCGGTCTGGGGCAAGCTCGCCGACCTCACGAGCAAGAAGCTGCTCATGCAGGTCGCGATCGTCGTCTACATCGCGGGCTCGGTCGTCGCCGGGCTCTCCCAGTCGATCGGCATGCTCATCGCCTGCCGGGTGGTCCAGGGCGTCGGCGCCGGCGGCATCCTCGCGATGACCCAGGTGATCATGGCCGCGATGGTCTCGCCGCGCGAACGCGGCCGCTACAGCGGCTACCTCGGTGCGACCTTCGCGGTCGCGACCATCGCGGGCCCGCTCATCGGCGGCGTCATCGTCGACACCTCGTGGCTCGGCTGGCGCTGGTGCTTCTACGTCGGGGCGCCGTTCGCCGCGCTCGCCCTCGTCGTGCTGCAGCGCACGCTGCACCTGCCGACGGTCACCCGCGAGCTCCGCGTCGACTACCTCGGCGCCGCCCTCATCACCGGCGGGGTGAGCGCCCTGCTCATCTGGGTCTCGCTCGCCGGCCAGCAGTACGCGTGGCTGTCGTGGACGAGCGCAGGCCTCGTCGTGCTCGGCGCCGCCCTGCTCGCGGCAGCCGTCGCCGTCGAGCTGCGGGTGGGCGAGCCGATCATCCCGCTGCAGATCTTCCGCCACCGCACGGTGAGCCTCGCGACCGCGGCGGGGCTGTTCCTCGGCGTCGCGATGTACGGCGCGACGATCTTCCTCTCGCAGTACTTCCAGATCGCCCGCGCCCAGTCGCCCACGGTCTCCGGGCTGCGGACGATGCCGATGATCCTCGGGCTGGCGGCGTCCTCGCTCGTCGTCGGGCGGCTCGTCACCCGGACCGGGCGGTGGAAGCGCTACCTCGTCGGCGGTGCGACCGTGGCCACGGTCGGCTTCGCCCTGCTCGCCACCATCGACGCGCGGACCGGCTTCGTCCAGCTCTCCGCCTACATGGCCCTGATCGGCATCGGTCTCGGCGCGACCATGCAGAACCTCGTGCTCTCGGTGCAGAACACCGTCCCCGTGCAGCAGCTCGGCGCCGCGACCGCAACCGTTTCGTTCTTCCGCTCGCTCGGTGGCGCGATCGGCGTCTCGGTGCTCGGCGCCGTCCTCTCCACCCGGGTGGGCGACGCGGTCGTGTCCGGGCTGGCCCAGTTGGGCGTGCCGGGCTCGGCGCTCGGCGGCTCCAGCACCGGCATCCCCGACGTGCGCACGCTGCCCGCCCCGGTCGCCCGGGTGGTCGAGCAGGCGTACGGATCGGCTGTCGGCCACGTGTTCCTCGTCGCGGTGCCGCTGATGGTGCTCGCGCTGCTCGCGATCGTCGCCATCCGCGAGGTGCCGCTGCGCTCGACTCCCGTGCCCGCGCCCCCGGTCGACCAGGCTCCGGTCCCGGCGGGGGTGCGCTGA
- a CDS encoding DUF5709 domain-containing protein produces MTIPNPESWTNDPAFPDVVDDAAPERDRLVDPEEPALPGDRYLGVDAVGTTVEEQIEGESLEQKLAREVPDTIAEPRDDLPREADGLVDESGDPDVLSATDQPAGRLVEPDEGASTDDEPDLVASASLHGETDFSPEEAAMHIREA; encoded by the coding sequence GTGACGATCCCGAACCCCGAGAGCTGGACCAACGACCCGGCGTTCCCCGACGTCGTCGACGACGCGGCGCCCGAGCGCGACCGCCTGGTCGACCCGGAGGAGCCCGCGCTGCCCGGTGACCGCTACCTCGGCGTCGACGCCGTGGGCACGACGGTCGAGGAGCAGATCGAGGGCGAGTCGCTCGAGCAGAAGCTGGCCCGCGAGGTGCCGGACACCATCGCCGAGCCGCGTGACGACCTCCCCCGCGAGGCCGACGGGCTCGTCGACGAGTCCGGCGACCCCGACGTGCTGAGCGCGACCGACCAGCCGGCCGGCCGCCTCGTCGAGCCTGACGAGGGCGCGTCCACCGACGACGAGCCCGACCTCGTCGCCTCGGCGAGCCTGCACGGCGAGACCGACTTCTCGCCCGAAGAGGCCGCGATGCACATCAGGGAGGCCTGA
- a CDS encoding NAD-dependent protein deacetylase, protein MQQLTDLDRLAELVARGDVAVLTGAGLSTESGIPDYRGATGAAQRRHSPMTYQEFTGSPEARQRYWARSHVGWRTIGRALPNPGHVAVARLEQAGLLSGLVTQNVDGLHAAAGSRDVVELHGALARVVCLGCGALTPRSALDARLAAANAAWSGVVLALNPDGDALLDDTDVEGFTVVDCAACGGVLKPDVVFFGETVPADRVAASFAVVDRAASLLVLGSSLHVMSGYRFVLHAVRRGIPVALVNLGPTRGDRHADLRLDAPLGAVLPGLVDRVMPRTAAAIATPSMP, encoded by the coding sequence GTGCAGCAGCTGACCGACCTCGACCGCCTCGCCGAGCTCGTGGCGCGGGGCGACGTCGCCGTGCTCACCGGGGCCGGGCTCTCGACGGAGTCGGGCATCCCCGACTACCGGGGGGCGACCGGCGCGGCGCAGCGCCGCCACTCCCCCATGACCTACCAGGAGTTCACCGGCTCGCCCGAGGCGCGGCAGCGCTACTGGGCGCGCAGCCACGTCGGGTGGCGCACGATCGGCCGGGCGCTCCCCAACCCGGGCCACGTCGCCGTCGCCCGGCTCGAGCAGGCCGGGCTGCTGAGCGGGCTGGTCACGCAGAACGTCGACGGCCTCCACGCCGCCGCGGGGTCGCGCGACGTCGTGGAGCTGCACGGCGCGCTGGCCCGCGTCGTCTGCCTCGGCTGCGGCGCGCTCACGCCGCGCTCCGCGCTCGACGCACGGCTGGCGGCGGCCAACGCGGCCTGGTCGGGCGTCGTGCTCGCGCTCAACCCGGACGGCGACGCGCTGCTCGACGACACCGACGTCGAGGGGTTCACCGTCGTCGACTGCGCCGCCTGCGGAGGCGTGCTGAAGCCCGACGTCGTCTTCTTCGGCGAGACGGTGCCGGCCGACCGCGTCGCCGCCTCCTTCGCCGTCGTCGACCGGGCCGCGTCACTGCTCGTGCTGGGCAGCAGCCTGCACGTGATGTCCGGCTACCGCTTCGTGCTCCACGCCGTACGCCGCGGTATCCCCGTCGCGCTGGTCAACCTCGGCCCCACGAGGGGCGACCGTCACGCGGACCTGCGGCTCGACGCCCCTCTCGGGGCCGTGCTGCCCGGGCTCGTGGACAGGGTGATGCCGCGGACGGCCGCGGCGATCGCCACGCCGTCCATGCCCTGA
- the dnaG gene encoding DNA primase: MAGRIRDEDVALVKERTDIADLIGERVTLRSAGGGNLKGLCPFHDEKSPSFSVRPSVGAFHCFGCGVGGDAISFLMQLDSVSFAEAVEQLAGRAGLELHYEDGDGPDRAQAGARRRLLEAHRAAAEFYAGQLLAPEAIVGRRFLSERGFDRGAAERFGVGFAPRDGEALVRHLRGRGFRDDELVTGGLAGRGSRGLYDRFRGRLVWPIRDSAGAVLGFGARRVLDDDRIEAKYLNTAETPIYKKSQVLYGLDLARREIAKGHQAVVVEGYTDVMAAHLSGVPTAVATCGTAFGEEHARVLRRLLLDDGEVRGEVVFTFDGDEAGQRAALRAFELEEQFSSQTFVAVEPDGLDPCDVRLRKGPEAVRELVRRRVPLFEFAIRSAVGRYDLDTAEGRVAAARAGMDVVRRIRTVALRTEYARRLAGWVGMADPDELVRQAGGTLGAARRQPPAQGSQAGDPQDVVQREALKLALQAPEHLPPRFDELVVDEVFPDPAYAAAATAVRAAGGVTAARAGEAWVSAVREAAGEAAGVVAGLAVEPLLLGSTPVPRYAGEVAARLEMHAVERAIPETLRRLQQVDPADQEAFARASADYVRLESARRTLRERAMGEG; the protein is encoded by the coding sequence GTGGCGGGACGGATCCGGGACGAGGACGTCGCCCTCGTCAAGGAGCGCACCGACATCGCCGACCTCATCGGCGAGCGGGTCACGCTGCGCAGCGCGGGCGGCGGCAACCTCAAGGGGCTGTGCCCGTTCCACGACGAGAAGTCCCCGTCGTTCTCCGTCCGCCCGAGCGTCGGCGCCTTCCACTGCTTCGGCTGCGGGGTGGGCGGCGACGCCATCTCCTTCCTCATGCAGCTCGACTCCGTCTCGTTCGCCGAGGCCGTCGAGCAGCTCGCCGGGCGGGCGGGCCTCGAGCTGCACTACGAGGACGGCGACGGACCGGACCGGGCGCAGGCAGGTGCCCGCCGCCGCCTGCTCGAGGCGCACCGTGCCGCCGCGGAGTTCTACGCCGGCCAGCTGCTCGCGCCCGAGGCCATCGTCGGGCGCCGCTTCCTCTCGGAGCGCGGCTTCGACCGCGGCGCCGCCGAGCGGTTCGGGGTGGGGTTCGCCCCCCGCGACGGTGAGGCGCTGGTCCGGCACCTGCGCGGCCGCGGGTTCCGCGACGACGAGCTCGTGACCGGCGGCCTGGCCGGGCGGGGGAGCCGGGGTCTCTACGACCGCTTCCGCGGCCGGCTGGTCTGGCCGATCCGCGACTCCGCCGGCGCCGTGCTGGGCTTCGGGGCGCGTCGGGTGCTCGACGACGACCGGATCGAGGCGAAGTACCTCAACACCGCCGAGACCCCGATCTACAAGAAGTCCCAGGTGCTGTACGGCCTCGACCTCGCCCGCCGCGAGATCGCCAAGGGCCACCAGGCCGTGGTCGTCGAGGGCTACACCGACGTCATGGCCGCGCACCTGTCGGGCGTGCCGACCGCCGTCGCGACCTGCGGCACCGCCTTCGGCGAGGAGCACGCGCGCGTGCTGCGCCGCCTGCTCCTCGACGACGGCGAGGTGCGCGGCGAGGTGGTCTTCACCTTCGACGGCGACGAGGCCGGGCAGCGGGCCGCGCTGCGCGCCTTCGAGCTGGAGGAGCAGTTCTCCTCGCAGACCTTCGTCGCCGTGGAGCCCGACGGGCTCGACCCGTGCGACGTGCGGCTGCGCAAGGGCCCGGAGGCGGTCCGCGAGCTCGTCCGCCGCCGCGTCCCCCTCTTCGAGTTCGCCATCCGCAGCGCCGTCGGGCGCTACGACCTCGACACCGCCGAGGGCAGGGTCGCGGCCGCGCGCGCCGGCATGGACGTCGTCCGCCGCATCCGCACGGTCGCGCTGCGCACCGAGTACGCCCGCCGCCTCGCCGGCTGGGTCGGGATGGCCGACCCCGACGAGCTCGTGCGCCAGGCCGGGGGGACGCTCGGCGCGGCCCGCCGCCAGCCGCCGGCCCAGGGGTCGCAGGCGGGCGACCCGCAGGACGTCGTCCAGCGCGAGGCGCTGAAGCTCGCCCTCCAGGCCCCCGAGCACCTGCCGCCGCGCTTCGACGAGCTCGTCGTCGACGAGGTCTTCCCCGACCCCGCGTACGCCGCGGCGGCCACTGCCGTCCGCGCCGCCGGCGGCGTCACGGCCGCGCGCGCGGGTGAGGCGTGGGTCTCGGCCGTGCGGGAGGCGGCGGGGGAGGCGGCCGGGGTCGTCGCCGGTCTCGCGGTCGAGCCCCTGCTGCTGGGCAGCACCCCGGTCCCGCGCTACGCGGGGGAGGTCGCCGCCCGGCTGGAGATGCACGCGGTCGAGCGGGCGATCCCCGAGACGCTGCGTCGGCTCCAGCAGGTCGATCCCGCCGACCAGGAGGCGTTCGCGCGGGCGTCGGCGGACTACGTCCGGCTGGAGAGCGCTCGCCGCACCCTGCGTGAACGCGCGATGGGCGAAGGGTGA
- a CDS encoding hemerythrin domain-containing protein, translated as MRDERVSGTGGGSGELVTVHRVFRREFGLLPRMVAGVRPGNVERSELVAGHVAELVQALSAHVRAEDELLWPKLRERSGSPATAGLVERLEGEHDQLRILLDRVRVLLPMWSSAADGRTRDELVATLSEATRVLEAHLDAEEAEVLPIADQHVAREEWDELGRAGVAGIPRERLPVFLGAVLEEASGEERSRFLGHVPLPGRLAYLLVGQRRYRAETTTLRSGL; from the coding sequence ATGCGGGACGAGCGGGTCAGCGGCACCGGGGGCGGCAGCGGCGAGCTCGTCACGGTCCACCGGGTGTTCCGCCGGGAGTTCGGGCTGCTGCCGCGCATGGTCGCGGGCGTCCGCCCCGGCAACGTCGAGCGCAGCGAGCTCGTCGCGGGGCACGTCGCCGAGCTCGTGCAGGCCCTGTCCGCGCACGTGCGCGCGGAGGACGAGCTGCTCTGGCCGAAGCTGCGCGAGCGCAGCGGGTCCCCTGCGACGGCAGGGCTCGTGGAGCGCCTCGAGGGCGAGCACGACCAGCTCCGCATCCTGCTCGACCGCGTGCGCGTGCTGCTGCCGATGTGGAGCAGCGCCGCCGACGGCCGTACGCGCGACGAGCTCGTCGCCACGCTCTCGGAGGCGACCCGCGTGCTGGAGGCCCACCTCGACGCCGAGGAGGCCGAGGTCCTGCCGATCGCCGACCAGCACGTGGCGCGCGAGGAGTGGGACGAGCTCGGCCGGGCCGGCGTCGCGGGCATCCCCCGCGAGCGGCTCCCCGTCTTCCTGGGCGCCGTGCTGGAGGAGGCGAGCGGCGAGGAGCGGTCGCGCTTCCTGGGACACGTCCCGCTGCCGGGGCGCCTGGCGTACCTCCTCGTCGGGCAGCGGCGGTACCGTGCAGAGACGACGACGCTGCGCTCGGGCCTCTGA
- a CDS encoding FUSC family protein has product MHRRLHLLWTESLAVRPAPGAHRVGLRAGLSVAVPLLAVLALGHPAWSAYAAFGAFASLYGRTTTALARLVMQLEAGLALVLVVVAGAAVSALPGRPWYAVAGVTLVAGLGALLSAARGWHPPGPLFLVFAFGAVASVPRPASQVPVALAVCAASAASAVLVGTTAPWTPRARPLPWRPVPLSPAVPYAGAALASGLLVTAWGVGHPYWATVAAVAPLTGPTVTARLVRGLHRVLGTLAGLVLAAALLAPGLGPYATVAVVGVLQVVTETLVGRHYGLALLAITPMALLMGQVAAPRPAGGLLWDRGVETVVGALVALLVILVEWRYARRRAGAGAGRTLPLGVS; this is encoded by the coding sequence GTGCACCGGCGGCTCCACCTCCTCTGGACCGAGTCCCTCGCGGTGCGCCCCGCTCCCGGGGCGCACCGCGTCGGGCTGCGCGCAGGGCTCAGCGTCGCGGTGCCGCTCCTCGCCGTCCTCGCGCTCGGGCACCCGGCCTGGTCGGCGTACGCGGCGTTCGGCGCCTTCGCCTCGCTCTACGGCCGCACCACCACCGCGCTCGCCCGGCTCGTCATGCAGCTCGAGGCCGGGCTCGCGCTCGTGCTCGTCGTGGTCGCCGGGGCTGCCGTCTCCGCGCTGCCGGGCCGGCCCTGGTACGCGGTCGCCGGCGTCACGCTCGTCGCCGGCCTCGGCGCGCTGCTCTCCGCGGCCCGCGGCTGGCACCCGCCGGGCCCGCTGTTCCTCGTCTTCGCCTTCGGCGCAGTCGCGTCCGTCCCCCGCCCGGCGTCGCAGGTGCCGGTCGCGCTCGCCGTCTGTGCCGCGTCCGCCGCCTCCGCCGTGCTCGTGGGGACGACGGCACCGTGGACGCCGCGCGCCCGACCCCTGCCCTGGCGCCCGGTACCGCTCTCCCCCGCCGTGCCGTACGCCGGGGCAGCGCTCGCCTCCGGCCTGCTCGTCACGGCGTGGGGCGTCGGGCACCCGTACTGGGCGACGGTCGCCGCGGTGGCCCCGCTCACCGGGCCGACCGTGACGGCACGGCTCGTCCGCGGGCTGCACCGCGTGCTCGGCACGCTCGCCGGCCTCGTGCTCGCGGCCGCGCTGCTCGCGCCGGGGCTCGGCCCGTACGCGACGGTGGCGGTCGTCGGCGTCCTGCAGGTGGTCACCGAGACGCTCGTCGGGCGGCACTACGGGCTGGCGCTGCTCGCCATCACGCCGATGGCCCTGCTCATGGGACAGGTGGCGGCACCCCGTCCCGCCGGCGGACTGCTGTGGGACCGCGGGGTCGAGACCGTCGTGGGCGCGCTCGTCGCGCTCCTGGTCATCCTCGTCGAGTGGCGGTACGCGCGCCGCCGTGCCGGCGCTGGAGCCGGGCGCACCCTGCCGCTCGGGGTCAGCTGA